One window of Botrimarina mediterranea genomic DNA carries:
- a CDS encoding Wadjet anti-phage system protein JetD domain-containing protein, which translates to MISPEEILRKASRKYPDVLRDYVDCGDAPSLLFPLRMPCDLRLSEDLATQIAEVDRLRSGAKERRGFGYSVGWRRVNSPMRGKNHIPARVEFETRSDLLRLIGKQREFARFATGVDSLRLKLPEVLPWVRHRAQTYLKVCEETAGLIEVVSYLREHPRPDRFARELPLSVDTKFIERNQPTLRRWLDLCLPPEAVDETEEDFALRFGLRRKGTLVLVRMLDDALVAEAGLPCRELALPLSAVESLQVRPRCVVIVENEVSLLTLPPCPGVMALGGLGHAVTILKAVRWLNDVSLIYWGDIDPPGFVMLSNLRRSFPHVRSLLMDASTLDEWGQALSEPKPFAANSIISNLYQEELATHDRCVAEAFWIEQERFPSPEVARAVAAMVEEIGEPRGSQGGCQ; encoded by the coding sequence ATGATCTCACCCGAAGAAATACTCCGCAAGGCAAGCCGCAAGTATCCGGACGTGCTGCGGGACTATGTGGACTGTGGCGACGCCCCTTCATTGCTATTCCCCCTTAGGATGCCCTGCGACCTGAGGCTGTCGGAAGATCTGGCGACACAGATCGCCGAGGTCGACCGATTGCGAAGCGGCGCAAAGGAGCGGCGCGGCTTCGGCTACTCCGTTGGCTGGCGTCGCGTCAACTCTCCAATGCGTGGCAAAAACCACATTCCTGCTCGTGTAGAGTTCGAGACTCGCAGCGACCTGCTCCGCTTGATCGGCAAGCAACGAGAATTCGCCCGGTTCGCCACCGGGGTCGATTCGCTCCGCTTGAAGTTGCCCGAGGTCTTGCCTTGGGTGCGCCATCGCGCGCAGACCTATCTGAAGGTGTGCGAAGAGACTGCGGGGCTTATCGAAGTCGTGAGCTACCTACGCGAACACCCTCGCCCGGATCGATTCGCACGCGAGTTGCCCCTATCCGTTGACACGAAGTTCATTGAACGCAACCAGCCGACGCTCCGTCGGTGGCTGGACCTCTGCTTACCTCCCGAAGCGGTGGACGAGACAGAAGAGGACTTCGCGTTGCGTTTTGGGCTCCGCCGCAAAGGGACGCTTGTGCTGGTGCGGATGCTGGATGACGCCTTGGTGGCGGAGGCAGGTCTGCCGTGCCGCGAGCTTGCGCTACCGCTCTCGGCAGTAGAGTCGCTGCAGGTCCGGCCTCGCTGCGTGGTGATTGTCGAAAACGAAGTAAGCCTGTTGACGCTGCCGCCGTGCCCTGGCGTGATGGCGCTGGGAGGTTTGGGACACGCCGTCACGATCCTCAAGGCCGTCCGATGGCTGAACGATGTGTCGCTTATCTACTGGGGCGACATCGACCCGCCTGGCTTCGTGATGCTGTCGAATCTCCGCCGCTCGTTTCCGCACGTAAGGAGCTTGTTGATGGACGCTTCAACCCTCGATGAGTGGGGGCAAGCCCTGTCCGAGCCGAAGCCTTTTGCAGCAAACTCGATCATCTCTAACCTATACCAGGAAGAACTCGCTACACACGACCGCTGCGTGGCGGAAGCGTTTTGGATTGAACAGGAACGTTTCCCATCGCCGGAGGTCGCCCGCGCCGTGGCGGCAATGGTGGAAGAGATTGGCGAGCCTCGTGGTTCGCAGGGAGGTTGTCAGTAG
- a CDS encoding ATP-binding protein, whose amino-acid sequence MNGYLPLERSPRPGYRLQRVELFNWGSFDSTGGEVHELRPEGRSALMVGKNGHGKSTVVDALLTLLVRPGVRNYNVAAGAKKRERDERSYVTGAYDLQSREGESAETRRLRPGAGGFSILLATFANEDVAEAFTVAQVLYLKADQSAERVYCFAEGERSVRADFADLPATDRLVAELKRRGMQATRSHPEYEKWLAAKTRWRPKAMDVFNQTVAVRDIENLNDFIRKHMLDGRSWNDRVERLLAHTAQLSEAHQTLVRARRQSELLGPVVEAAKKHQKLSDKLAAADARLAAADVFFRRQTLELVGPRVEELSREIEGLDSRKDQLGRRRRELEEQCRKLRNEIDRAGGERLRELPGLVAIQEELARVKRTANERYAASLRRAGVEGRATDSETFIALRERLSRLATETRREVAVAEGRQADLLVERARVHEGLDRDRGELESLRKRKGNMPRRLVELRERMCRNLRIATSELPFVAELIAVSPEHRDWEASIEKALRGFAHSMLAPGDHYALVSRYVEATRLEDGVGAGQRLTYLRVPLFTHVPPAGRGRSDSLVTKLRFREGRPLSEWVRAELAERHDYRCCETVEEFQETRGPAMTRQRHLKSGGGRHEKDDRSEAVDPRRFVLGWDNKEKIDRLTQAVAEAERRLATVDAQLHEVDEGLRVSRGRLAAADMALDVKAFDEVDCFLHERQAETLRREKRQLEEADDTVSQLKRSLSAVEQAVVAVEAQRDACTSRRALAEKERDDAVSLVEIARSALEQQSNEATREEVLDAIAAELVDPPLTADNLFVREQSYLKRLRHGRADLEGRARPAGERLVRVMGDYLSEFPEEKADLSCSVEYRDEFLARRQRIEEEDLPRHERRFKERLNEKVTQDIGLLRSEFENERRGIKGRVEELNRSLGKLPYREGTHMRLEASDTQNAEIAQFRAELRGCLDDALDDSFEAAEARFLRIRKLLDRLRDETAWRDRVTDVRKWMSFAARELDDATGEERAYYEGSSGKSGGEKAKLAFTVLAAAISYQFDIEPDRPVSDRFHFLVVDEMFKNVDDQNAEYALNLFEEFGLQLLIAAPLDAKARVTEPYVGCYLLVSKDEATEKSEVFHVTARELQDVVLAQKGGNGSWAARPPAPK is encoded by the coding sequence ATGAACGGTTACCTCCCGCTCGAACGCTCGCCTCGACCCGGCTACCGCCTACAAAGGGTGGAGTTGTTCAACTGGGGCTCTTTCGACAGCACCGGGGGCGAGGTGCATGAGCTGCGGCCAGAGGGACGCTCGGCGTTGATGGTGGGCAAGAACGGTCATGGCAAGTCGACCGTGGTGGACGCCCTGCTGACGCTACTCGTCCGTCCGGGCGTACGCAATTACAACGTCGCCGCCGGCGCCAAAAAGCGTGAGCGTGACGAACGTTCGTACGTCACCGGCGCGTATGACTTGCAGAGCCGCGAAGGGGAGTCGGCCGAGACGCGGCGGCTGCGCCCGGGAGCGGGTGGCTTTTCAATTCTATTGGCGACGTTCGCGAACGAGGACGTCGCCGAGGCGTTTACCGTCGCCCAGGTCCTCTACTTGAAGGCCGACCAGAGCGCCGAGCGGGTCTACTGCTTCGCCGAGGGCGAGCGGTCGGTCCGCGCAGATTTCGCCGACCTTCCGGCGACCGACCGTCTGGTCGCCGAATTGAAACGACGGGGGATGCAGGCGACGCGCTCGCACCCCGAGTACGAAAAGTGGCTCGCGGCAAAAACCCGCTGGCGGCCGAAGGCGATGGACGTCTTCAACCAGACCGTTGCGGTGCGGGACATCGAAAACCTCAACGACTTCATTCGTAAGCACATGCTCGACGGCAGGTCGTGGAACGACCGGGTGGAGCGGCTGCTTGCTCACACCGCCCAGCTGAGCGAGGCGCACCAGACACTGGTTCGCGCACGCCGCCAGAGCGAGTTGCTGGGCCCGGTCGTCGAGGCGGCGAAGAAGCACCAAAAACTCTCGGACAAGTTGGCGGCGGCCGACGCGCGTTTGGCGGCTGCCGACGTGTTCTTCCGGCGTCAGACGTTAGAGCTGGTAGGCCCCCGTGTTGAGGAGCTAAGCCGGGAGATTGAAGGGCTGGACAGCCGAAAGGACCAGCTGGGTCGCCGCCGTCGCGAGCTCGAAGAGCAATGCCGGAAGCTCCGCAACGAGATCGACCGAGCGGGCGGGGAGCGGCTCCGCGAACTGCCCGGCCTTGTCGCTATCCAGGAAGAACTCGCCCGCGTGAAGCGGACCGCGAATGAACGGTACGCGGCGTCGCTTAGGCGCGCTGGGGTCGAAGGCCGGGCGACGGACTCGGAGACGTTCATTGCGTTACGTGAGCGGCTGTCACGTCTCGCGACGGAGACTCGCCGTGAGGTCGCTGTGGCCGAAGGGCGCCAAGCCGACCTGTTGGTCGAGCGCGCCCGTGTCCATGAGGGGTTGGATCGAGATCGCGGAGAACTCGAGTCGCTCCGCAAGCGGAAAGGTAACATGCCCCGCAGGCTCGTCGAGCTGCGCGAGCGGATGTGCCGCAACCTGCGTATTGCAACAAGCGAACTGCCGTTCGTGGCGGAGCTGATCGCCGTTTCGCCGGAGCACCGCGACTGGGAGGCCTCGATCGAAAAAGCCCTCCGCGGCTTCGCCCACAGCATGCTAGCGCCTGGCGACCACTACGCCCTCGTCAGCCGATACGTGGAAGCGACGCGACTGGAGGACGGCGTCGGGGCGGGACAGCGCCTGACGTACCTGCGAGTTCCGTTATTCACACACGTCCCGCCGGCGGGTCGAGGCCGGAGCGACTCGCTCGTGACCAAGCTCCGGTTCCGCGAGGGTCGGCCGTTGTCTGAATGGGTTCGGGCTGAACTAGCCGAACGCCACGACTACCGCTGCTGTGAGACGGTGGAGGAGTTTCAAGAGACGCGCGGGCCGGCAATGACGCGGCAGAGACATCTGAAGTCGGGCGGGGGGAGGCACGAGAAGGACGACCGTAGCGAGGCGGTCGACCCGAGGCGGTTTGTCCTGGGCTGGGACAACAAGGAGAAGATTGACAGGCTTACGCAAGCGGTCGCCGAGGCAGAGCGACGCCTCGCCACGGTGGATGCACAGCTACACGAGGTGGACGAAGGACTTAGAGTATCGCGCGGGCGGCTCGCGGCGGCGGACATGGCGCTCGACGTGAAGGCGTTCGACGAGGTCGATTGCTTCTTACACGAGCGGCAGGCCGAGACGCTGCGGCGTGAGAAGAGACAACTCGAAGAAGCGGATGACACCGTCTCTCAGCTCAAGCGTTCGCTCTCCGCGGTCGAACAGGCCGTAGTGGCAGTTGAGGCCCAACGAGACGCCTGCACGTCCCGCCGGGCGCTCGCCGAAAAAGAACGCGACGACGCTGTGTCGCTCGTCGAAATAGCCCGGTCTGCTCTTGAGCAACAGAGCAATGAGGCGACGCGTGAGGAGGTGCTCGACGCCATCGCCGCCGAGCTGGTAGACCCGCCACTGACGGCGGACAACCTCTTTGTGCGGGAGCAGAGTTATCTCAAGCGTCTACGCCACGGCCGAGCGGACCTTGAGGGGCGTGCTCGTCCCGCTGGGGAACGCCTCGTTCGTGTGATGGGCGACTACTTGAGTGAGTTCCCAGAGGAGAAGGCGGACCTGAGCTGTAGCGTGGAGTACCGGGACGAGTTCCTCGCGCGGCGCCAGCGCATCGAAGAAGAAGACCTGCCACGCCATGAGCGCCGGTTCAAGGAGCGGCTCAACGAGAAGGTGACGCAGGACATCGGTCTGCTGCGGAGCGAGTTCGAAAACGAGAGGCGAGGGATCAAAGGGCGCGTCGAGGAGCTCAACCGCTCGCTCGGCAAGCTGCCGTACCGAGAGGGCACGCACATGCGTCTCGAGGCGTCCGACACGCAGAACGCCGAAATCGCACAGTTCCGGGCCGAGCTGCGGGGATGCCTCGACGACGCGCTGGACGACAGCTTCGAGGCGGCCGAGGCTCGCTTCCTGCGTATCCGTAAGCTGCTGGACCGCCTCCGCGACGAGACGGCGTGGCGGGATAGGGTGACCGATGTCCGCAAATGGATGTCATTCGCCGCCCGCGAGCTGGACGACGCCACCGGCGAAGAACGGGCCTACTACGAGGGCAGCTCCGGCAAGTCGGGCGGCGAAAAGGCGAAGTTGGCGTTTACGGTGCTGGCGGCGGCGATTTCTTACCAGTTCGACATCGAGCCAGATCGCCCCGTGAGCGACCGGTTTCATTTTTTGGTTGTCGACGAGATGTTCAAGAACGTCGACGATCAGAACGCCGAATACGCCCTGAACCTGTTCGAGGAGTTCGGACTACAGCTGCTGATTGCGGCGCCGCTGGACGCAAAGGCCCGCGTCACCGAGCCATACGTCGGGTGCTACCTGCTGGTGAGCAAGGACGAGGCGACGGAAAAATCGGAGGTCTTCCACGTCACCGCCCGAGAACTCCAGGACGTGGTCCTTGCACAGAAGGGCGGCAACGGTTCATGGGCAGCTAGGCCACCCGCGCCGAAGTGA